The segment aatgtttaggtgtggagaagctttgctctcacgtagggacgcttctccctagAACCCTAGCTGTGGGTGTTTCCTGGAAGCTGAGGAGCATGggaatgtttaggtgtggagaagctttgctctcacgtagGGACCCTTCTCCCATGAACCCTAGCTGTGGGTGTTTCCTGGAAGCCgaggagcacgggaatgtttaggcgcggagaagctttgctctcacgtagggacccttctcccatgaaccctagctgtggccgtttcctggaagctgaggagcacgggaatgtttaggtgtggagaagctttgctctcacgtagggacccttctcccatgaaccctagctgtcggcgtttcctggaagctgaggagcacgggaatgtttaggtgtggagaagctttgctctcacgtagggacccttctcccatgaaccctagctgtcggcgtttcctggaagctgaggagcacgggaatgtttaggtgtggagaagcttcgctctcacgtagggacccttctcccatgaaccctagctgtggccgtttcctggaagctgaggagcatgggaatgtttaggtgtggagaagctttgctctcacgtagggacgcttctcccatgaaccctagctgtgggcgtttcctggaagctgaggagcacgggaatgtttaggtgtggagaagctttgctctcatgtagggacgcttctcccatgaaccctagctgtcggcgtttcctggaagctgaggagcacgggaatgtttaggtgtggagaagctttgctctcacgtagggacccttctcccatgaaccctagctgtgggcgtttcctggaagctgaggagcacgggaatgtttAGGCGCGGAGATGCTTTGCTCTCacgtagggacgcttctcccatgaacccttgctgtgggcgtttcctggaagctgaagagcacgggaatgtttaggtgtggagaagctttgctctcacgtagggacctttctcccatgaaccctagctgtgggtgtttcctggaagctgaggagcacgggaatgtttaggtgtggagatgctttgctctcacgtagggacgcttctccctagaaccctagctgtgggcgtttcctggaagctgaggagcacgggaatgtttaggtgtggaaaagctttgctctcacgtagggacgcttctcccatgaACATAGCTGTGGGCGTTTCCTcgaagctgaggagcacgggaatgtttaggtgtggagaagctttgctctcacgtagggacccttctcccatgaaccctagctgtgggcgtttcctggaagctgaggagcacgggaatgtttaggtgtggagatgctttgctctcacgtagggacccttctcccatgaaccctagctgtgggcgtttcctggaagctgaggagcactggaatgtttaggtgtggagaagctttgctctcacgtagggacgcttctcccatgaaccctagctgtggccgtttcctggaagctgaggagcacgggaatgtttaggtgtggagaagcttCGCTCTCatgtagggacgcttctcccatgaacccttgctgtgggcgtttcctggaagctgaggagcacgggaatgtttaggtgtggagatactttgctctcacgtagggacgcttctcccatgaaccctagctgtgggcgtttcctggaagctgaggagcacgggaatgtttaggtgtggagaagctttgctctcacgtagggacgcttctcccatgaaccctagctgtggccgtttcctggaagctgaggagcacgggaatgtttaggtgtggagaagctttgctctcatgtagggacgcttctcccatgaACCCTTGCTGTGGGTGTTTCCTGGAAGCCgaggagcacgggaatgtttaggtgtggagaagcttCGCTCTCatgtagggacgcttctcccatgaACCCTTGCTGTGAGCGTTTCCTggaagctgaggagcacgggaatgtttaggtgtggagatgctttgctctcacgtagggacgcttctcccatgaaccctagctgtgggcgtttcctggaagctgaggagcacgggaatgtttaggtgtggagaagctttgctctcacgtagggacgcttctcccatgaaccctagctgtgggcgtttcctggaagctgaggagcatgggaatgtttaggtgtggagaagctttgctctcacgtagggacgcttctcctatgaaccctagctgtgggcgtttcctggaagctgaggagcacgggaatgtttaggtgtggagaagctttgctctcatgtagggacgcttctcccatgaaccctagctgtgggcgtttcctggaagctgaggagcacgggaatgtttaggtgtggagaagctttgctctcacgtagggacgcttctcccatgaaccctagctgtgggcgtttcctggaagctgaggagcacgggaatgtttaggtgtggagaagctttgttctcacgtAGGGACCCTTCTCCCATGAACCCTAGCTGTGGGTGTTTCCTggaagctgaggagcacgggaatgtttaggtgtggagaagctttgttctcacgtAGGGACCCTTCTCCCATGAACCCTAGCTGTGGGCGTTTCCTggaagctgaggagcacgggaatgtttaggtgtggagaagctttgctctcacgtagGGACCCTTCTCCCTAGAACCCTAGCTGTGGGCGTTTCCTggaagctgaggagcacgggaatgtttaggagtggagaagctttgttctcacgtAGGGACCCTTCTCCCATGAACCCTAGCTGTGGGCGTTTCCTggaagctgaggagcacgggaatgtttaggtgtggagaagctttgctctcacgtagGGACCCTTCTCCCTAGAACCCTAGCTGTGGGCGTTTCCTggaagctgaggagcacgggaatgtttaggtgtggagaagctttgctctcacgtagGGACCCTTCTCCCTAGAACCCTAGCTGTGGGCGTTTCCTggaagctgaggagcacgggaatgtttaggtgtggagaagctttgctctcacgtagggacgcttctccctagaaccctagctgtgggcgtttcctggaagctgaggagcacgggaatgtttaggtgtggagaagctttgctctcacgtagggacccttctcccatgaaccctagctgtgggcgtttcctggaagctgaggagcacgggaatgtttaggtgtggagaagctttgctctcacgtagggacccttctcccatgaaccctagctgtgggcgtttcctggaagctgaggagcacggaaatgtttaggtgtggagaagctttgctctcacgtagggacgcttctccctagaaccctagctgtgggcgtttcctgtaagctgaggagcacgggaatgtttaggtgtggagaagctttgctctcatgtagggacgcttctccctagaaccctagctgtgggcgtttcctggaagctgaggagcacggaaatgtttaggtgtggagaagctttgctctcacgtagggacgcttctccctagaaccctagctgtgggcgtttcctggaagctgaggagcacgggaatgtttaggtgtggagaagctttgctctcacgtagggacccttctcccatgaaccctagctgtgggcgtttcctggaagctgaggacagacaggacaagccccaaggAAATGTTCAGGACTGGCACAAGAGATCCTCCTGACTTTGCCTGGACCGTTCCTGGGGAGAAAGcaaagctctatccacctgcatcggTTCATCTGCAGCGGACACAGCCGGAGGCTgaagcggtctttggaaggctGGAGCCAGGCACGGCAAACCTCGGACCCGGACTTGCACCTGTTCGAGACGTTCCTCAGAGCGCTCCATAAACTGgatatctatccgagtggccagagagatgagacctctcagagtagacggcaggtcacgtgCAGACAGCATGTCTTTAACTTGTCTCGaaagtcccttcttaaaggtcgCAATCAGGGCTGCTTAGTATCAGGCTAGCTCAGAGGCCAAAGTGTGGAACCGAACTTTATAGTCACCAATGGATGAGTCCCCTGgtcgcaggttcagcagtgcggcCTAAGCTGAAGACGCCCGTGCAGGTTCCCCTAAGAGGGACCGTAGCTTAGTGAAGAAAGAGGCGATGTCCTGTTTCtatcccagaggggagtagcccatgccagggctttcccgtaGAGGAGGCAGATGATAAATGCCAACTTAGAGCGTTCCGAGATCAACTGGGTCGGCATAAGCCCGATGTGCAGGGaacactgggtgataaagccctgcacaacttggggtccccatcatactttcaTGGCATGTATAGTCTCAACCTGGGTTCAGCGGCAGGCAGGCAAACCGGAGCAGCAGAAGAAGTCGCAGGGAGCCGGCGTTACTGCCGAGTAGCCATcatctgctgcagcatggcggtaacaaGTCTGAGCGGTTGACCCtgcacggcaatctgctgggactgctgaacCAAGaagcggaaccttggcgggatccatggccggatcttactgtcaggctccaggggtagtggagccCGCCaacgttggacttgctgcggtgtggtaccaccaggttgttcagaGTGGCAGCCGTGGCGAGTTACACAGACTTTAGGCAGGACCGGCAgctcgggatcagagtcagggacgaagcaacaggtcagggcaggcggaataGGATCAAAGTCACATACAGAACAACGGGAAATCAGTAGACAGGCACAAGGCAAGGACACGAGCTTTCTCACCGGCATAGAGCAGGACGATCCggtagggaatgctgggagaggccggcttttaaccCTATCCTGGAATGGcctgcaccaatcagcggtgcgctgaccCTTCAAAACATCCGAAGCCGGCGCACACACCATCCTATACACCAGACACCACCCCTACAGccatcctatacgccagacaccgcccctatatccatcctatacgccagacaccgcccctatatccatcctatacgccagacaccgcccctatatccatcctatacgccagacaccgcccctatatccatcctatatgccagacaccgcccctatatacatcctatacgccagacaccgcccctatatacatcctatacgccagacaccgcccctatatccatcctatacgccagacaccgcccctatatccatcctatacgccagacaccgcccctatatccatccaatacgccagacaccgcccctatatccatcctatacgccagacaccgcccctatattcatcctatacgccagacacCGACCCTATAGccatcctatacgccagacaccgcccctatatccatcctatacgccagaTACCGCacctatatccatcctatacgccagacagtgcccctatatccatcctattCGCCAGACAgtgcccctatatccatcctatacgccagacaccgcccctatatccatcctatacgccagacaccgcccctatatccatcctatacgccagacaccgcccctatatccatcctatacgccagacaccgcccctatatccatcctatacgccagacaccgcccctatatccatcctatacgccagacacCGACCCTATAGccatcctatacgccagacaccgctcctatatccatcctatacgccagaTACCGCacctatatccatcctatacgccAGGCACCGCCCCTATAGCCATCCTATACGCCAGGCACCGCCCCTATAGCCATCCTATACGCCAGGCaccgcccctatatccatcctatacgccaggcaccgcccctatatccatcctatacaccagacaccgcccctatatccatcctatacaCCAGACAgtgcccctatatccatcctatacgccAGGCACCGCCCCTATAGccatcctatacgccagacaccgcacctatatccatcctatacgccagacaccgcccctatatccatcctatacgccagacaccgcccctatatccatcctatacgccagacaccgcccctataGCCATCCTATACGCCAGGCACCGCCCCTATAGCCATCCTATACGCCAGGCACCGCCCCTATAGccatcctatacgccagacaccgcccctatatccatcctatacgccagacaccgcccctatatccatcctatacgccagacaccgcacctatatccatcctatacgccagacaccgcacctatatccatcctatacgccagacaccgcccctatatccatcctatacgccagacacTGCCCCTATAGccatcctatacgccagacaccgcccctataGCCATCCTATACGCCAGGCACCGCCCCTATAGCCATCCTATACGCCAGGCACCGCCCCTATATCCACAGAATATTAGTTGTATACACCACGTTTTATCGCTATAATTATTCTGGACTTATAATAGTCCTGTAGAGCAGACACTTTAGCTTTGGGTATGGCAGTACTGGAGCCACTTACCTTCAGAGGGGAGATGTGTGAATGGGAGACGTAGCCATGTACATTCTCTATCTGTGAGAGGTTCTTCTCGGACACATGTACCAGCTCCGGAGCCTTCATGGTGTTGGCCAGATGTGCCGGGCTGTGTTCCAGGGGAGGGGAGTCATCGTCCTGGTACCGATATTTCTGGTAAAAGAGGCAATTATTAATGGAAGGAACCGATAAATCATGTCTCATCTGTCATCTCTATGTAGAGGTCTGCGATGGAAGTAGGGAATCAGAGGCTCCTGGCCACATCGGTGTCTCCCCTATGAAGATGTCCTTATGGTTACCATCTTTAGGTTACTGGCTCGATGAGCAGCGCAGCCGGCTCCATGACCGGCCCGTATGACACCGGCGGCTCTG is part of the Engystomops pustulosus unplaced genomic scaffold, aEngPut4.maternal MAT_SCAFFOLD_128, whole genome shotgun sequence genome and harbors:
- the LOC140108414 gene encoding disks large homolog 1-like, which produces MKCPGSSEMPAKKQDTQTVLNLMEHTLALDDTLRVKAENLIRIFQSNLFQALLDIQEYYEMMLTYNPLVSLHRVFSDRKYRYQDDDSPPLEHSPAHLANTMKAPELVHVSEKNLSQIENVHGYVSHSHISPLKVSGSSTAIPKAKVSALQDYYKSRIIIAIKRGVYN